DNA sequence from the Chamaesiphon minutus PCC 6605 genome:
CCTTAGAGCCAGAATTTGCGAACAGTTATCGCAAAGCATTAAGCGAGCTGCAATCGATCGTGCAAGGGAATGGCAATAGCGCGATGCAAACTGCATACATCGTCGAGCAAATTGGCGAGCCAGAATCTTTAGGCTCTGGTAAATGGAAGATTAAAGTTGCTGGTACTCAATTAATTGTCAACAACAACAATGAGCAACCGAGAAAACTCAACATTAACGTCGAGATGATTGTCAGAGCCGTGGTACCACCACTTTTATCAGAGGTCACTAGCAAATATAAAGATATCGGCATTGCCAAAGCCGCTCAAATAGCTCGCGCCGAAGGCTTAGAAGTTATCTCGATTACAAACATCAAGTAAGTTATTTACTCTACAACATCAAGGAATAGTTAAATGTCACAGCAAAAGTTAACCCTCGAAGAAGTGTCTAAAAATATGGGAATACAATTGCCAAAATCTGGCGATGTATCACCAGAATCGCAAACTAAACCCGCTAGTGCCGCTGAGTTACAAGAAGATTCACAGGCACCAGAAAGAAATCCAAAGCTCCAGATCCTATTAATTGGATTGGCACTATTTAGCACTCTAGGCATTGGAACTATGCTGCTATTGTGGGGTTTAGGCAGCGCGACAACTCCGCAAGTTGCCAAAAAACCGGATTCTCTATCGAGCGAACAAGCTACTGCATCGACTCCAGAACAGCAAAAAGAAGTTGCGGACTTAAAAACTAAGCTGGTGATGGAACAGCAAAAATCAGAAGCAGCAAGACTCGCAGCACAGCAAGCAAAAGCTTCATCGCCAAGTCCAACCCCAACCCCCAGCTCCTCTGCATTAACAACTCCAGTTGCTACTGCTAATGCCACCAAACCGATCGAAAAGATGCAGCCTTCAGACAGCGACAGGGCACAGTTAGCCTCTTTACAACAGCAAAAACAACAGGAAGCAGCCCAGTTAGCCTCTTTGCAACAGCAAAAACAACAGGAAGCAGCCCAGTTAGCCTCTTTGCGCCAATCTCGCCAACGAGAGGCATCACAGCCTATAGCAGCTCGACCCCAGCCAGCTAGCGAAAAAAGTCAAGCTTCGCTCCGAAGCCAGCGAAATGGCAACATAGCAAGAACTTTTTCACCACAACCTGCAAGAGTCGTCCAACGAAATCAGATCGCCGCAGCTCAAATACCAAAAATTAGTCAGCCTACAGTTGCTCCACAACCCAGACTCGACTGGGAGCAAGCATCAAGCTTAGCTAATTATGGCGGTACTTCTGGTGCTGACTCCAGCATCAAGCCAACAGATCGCTCCTTCGCGCTTACTGGAAACAGTGCCATGTCACCCGTTCTCCGCTTGCCAGTCGGTCAAGTAGTCTCTGGAAAGCTGGTCACACCTTTTTACACATTAATTTCTGATGGGGGCGGGATGTCTCAAAACGCCAAGGCTTCAGCAACAGTGACGATCGACAAAGCGGTCGAGGTCGGTAGTGGCTGGCATCTACCAGTTGGCACCGCGATCGAATTCGAGCTACAAATTGCCGATAACGGCATGATTCAAGCAGTATCGAAAAAAGTTACCTATGGCAATACTGAAATTGCCATCCCGCCAGGAGCATTTAGTATCACTGGTAACGACAACCAACCTCTATTCGCCCAAATCAAAGAAGTTAACGGTTCGCAGCTTGCCGCAGCCGATACCCGCGCTGCAATCTTCGGTGGTGCGGCTGAACTTGGTAACGTCTTGGTCAACAGTGGCAATAGCAGTACTGTCACTGTCGGACTGGGTACGACGATCGCCACTCAAAGTAATGCCAGCCCTAACATTCTCGGTGCTTTAGTTAAAGGTGCTTTTAGTCCGCTCGCTCAAACTCAAATCAGCCGTGCCAACACTATGGCGAGCCGAGTGGACAAGATGAGTAAAGTCGGCTACTTACTTCCTGGAACCCCAATGCGCGTGTATGTCGCCCAAGCTGCAACGTTTCAACTTCCTATGGACAATAGTAACCCTCCTCAAACGCTAAGTTTGACCCAAAATTACCAACCCACTCCAGAGCCAAAGGTTGCTCGATTGGATAACTCAGCTACTTCATTAATTGTAGAAACACCAACAGATCCAGAAGTGATTCAGTCGGTCACTAATTCTGGTGGAGCGAATGTTGTTGCACCCAATCCTTTCTACGTTTCTCCACTCCAAAAACCCAGCCCATCGCCCCAGTATGTAAGAACTCCAACCCAGTCGTCGATCCAGCCTCCAGCGATCGAATCTAACTACACGACTGCCCCTGCTCGACCTCAAGTAACTTCAAATCAGCCGCTCGATCGATCTCCAGCAATCGATCCCAACAACACAACCGTTCCTACTCAGCCGCTAGGAACCCCAACTCAGCCATCTATCCAGCCTCAAGCTATAAATCCCGATTATACAACCGTTCCTACTCAGCCACCAGGAACCCCAGTTCAATCCTTTACCCCTCAACCTCCTACTATCAATCCTAATTATCCGGCTGCTCCAACTCAACCGATAACCGTACAGACTTCCCAAGGCAATTATGTTATTAAGTAAAATGCCAGTTTTGGTATTAGTTTCACTTTTACTTCCTACCGCTGCTGTTAAGGCTAGTACGGTGTCATTACAAAGAGATCTAGTAATTGCCAATGTATCCGAGAATACAGGGCAATTACTCGATTGGTCGGCAACCGATCGCCGGATCGAACGAATATTTTTTGACAATCCCGAACGCTTCCGAGATTCATTTGTAATTACTACCGATGGTTGCACAAACAATAAATGTGTCAATGCTTCACTTTTAAATATTAGTGCCCGTCCTGGGGGTCGTTACCCTAATGGTTCGCTCAAAGTAATCCTCAACGATCGGGCAGGTAGAAAGCGTATTTTGACAGTGAATGTAGTTAAGGTCAAACAGGTTGACGATAGCGTGATGACATTTTCACCCGTTGCGATTCTCAGTCAACCCAATTATCGACCGCCGCAATTTTATAACGATCGGCCTGTTTATCCAACTTCCAATCGAAAAGAGACGGCAAACTCAAATTCATTTTACATAAACAACTCAACAACTCGCCGCTAATTAGGTAAAGCGATCGTCCTTCGACGCGATCGCGAAGCGCGCCGAGGCGGTCGAGTATCGATCTTAAGCAGGGGCTTTTAAGAGATATGAATCAGCATGTTTTACAGCAGATGGCAGTTTACATTCAGGCAATAATTGTCTTTTTAGTTGTTTTAGGAATATCTTTTGAATTGTACATTAAATTAGCTAATTTGAGACGCAACTACATTCCAAAAAAGCGATGACAAATCAAATAAATATGAATCAGCGAAATTGGCAAGTGTTTCAAATTTACGCTCTTAGAGCCATTGTAATTTTAGGTTCTCCAGTACCTAATGTGCTAATTAAATGAGAATCGAGGCAGTACAAGAGAAAGAAAATAAAATAAATATGTCAAAACTGCTGACGAGGAGAGGAAAAGCAAGATAATGAAGAGAGGAAGAAATAGTAAGAAGAGCGGCGGGCAGGGCAAGTGGCAACAAAAAAGGAACTCAAGCTACTAACGGAGCTATTAGGAATAGAAGGAATGCGAGTAGAGTCGCAGCGACAATATGAAGGAATAGGCATCATCTTACAGGTAGAAGCAATAAAGAAAGAAAGCAAATGCCATAGATGCGGAACGAAGAGTAGTAGCTTACATCAGAATAATAGATACATAGTAAAAGATTTGCCGTGGGGAGAGCAGCAAGTTCACCTAGAAATAAACAGAAGACAATTTAAATGTAAAAAATGTCAAAAACCATTTAGCGAACAACTAGAATTTGTTAAAGGCAGAAGAACATATACTTCAAGACTAGCTAAAAAAATCCTAGCAGAAGCACTAGAAGGAGATATTCAGAGCGTAGCTAGAACAGGAGTAATGACGACAGCAGAAATAGAGAGAATAATTGAAGACGCAGCAGCAGAGCTAAACGGAGAAAAGCCAACGGATTTAAGAAAACTGGGAATAGATGAAATAGCAATGGTAAAAGGACAAGGAAAATATTGTGCAGTATTAGTAGATATAGAGCGAGGAAAATTATTAGCAATAATCGAAAGCAGAAAGAGTGAAGAAATAGAGAAAATCCTGAAAGGATGGGGGACAGAGGTACTGGAAAGGATCGAAGAAGTCAGCATAGACTTATGGAAAGGGTATAAAAGCTTAGCGATAGAAGTGATGCCTAATGCTCAAGTAGTAGCAGACAGATTTCATGTAACAGCGCAAATAAATAGTGAGTTAGATAAGCTGAGAAAACAAGAAAAAAGAGCGATAGAGGCTAAACTTAAATCCGCAAAGACATTAGAGCAAAAGAATGAATACACTCGGCAATTGGCAGTAATAAAATCGAGTAAATATGCGCTGCTAAAAAATGAAAAAGAGTTAAGAGAGGAGAAAGAACAAGAGAAGCTCAAGCAGGTTAGAGAAGAATTTGCCAACATTAGGGCAGCACATCTACTCAAAGAAAAATGGAGAGAGATAATGGAAAAAACAACATCGTGGATGAGAGGACTATTGAAAATTAGACATTGGCTGGTAAGAGCCAAGCAGCATTTGCCAAATAGTTGTGGCACAATCTCGCGATGGTTAACAGAGATAGTTGCTTACTTTGATGAGCGAACTACTAGTGGTGTAGTTGAGGGAATTAATAATAAGATTAAGCTCATCAAGCGTACTGCTTATGGCTTCACTAATTTCAACAACTTCCGAAACAGATGCTTGCTAACTTGGAGATTCAATTATTGATTTAGCACATTAGGTACTGGAGAACCTAATTTTAGTATGCACAGGTGCTTTAATTAGTGCTGTCTCTGGAATGTATGGTATGGCGCGTTACTTTACTCCCAATAATCAACAAACAACTAAATAAATGAGAAGTCAGACTTTTAGACACTACAGATCGGAATCTATCGGGCAATGGTTTTATAAAAATCGTCTCACGTTCTTCAAGGTTGCAATGAGAACGGCGATCTACTCGATGATTTTGATGTCTTTTTACAACATTTTCACAGGCGGCTTGAGTGTTTATCTATTTCTAAAAGAGGCTGTATTTCCTATTTTTAACGAATTAATGTAGCGTGAATTGTTTCCTATTTTTAATGAGGTAATGTAGCATGAATTTACGCAATCTTTTTATAGCTATTACGATCGCGAGCGGTTTCACACTTCCCGTTCGCGCCGAAGGAACAGATTCTCAATTGAGTAGCGAACAACTAGCTGGAGTCAAAACAGCACTATCTCAAGCGACATTTGCCAATAGTCCGCCAACGACTACATCCGCAGTTTATGTTGCCGATCCCCGCATCCCGCAAATTCCTAGTTTTTCATACACTGTGGGGACGCCACTTGCTAAAGCGGTTCCAGGGGCAATGGTGTCGATGATGGGGGCGAGTAAGTACTCTCCCCAGTCGGCAACTACAGATTCGGGAGGCGATCCCAATGCCTTTGCCAACGCTAAACTAACTGCCATGCCTTTCCTCGGCAAATTGCCCTTTGCTTCTGTCGTCGCGGCAAATCCCCAGCTTGCAAACTTAAAAGTA
Encoded proteins:
- a CDS encoding ISL3 family transposase encodes the protein MRVESQRQYEGIGIILQVEAIKKESKCHRCGTKSSSLHQNNRYIVKDLPWGEQQVHLEINRRQFKCKKCQKPFSEQLEFVKGRRTYTSRLAKKILAEALEGDIQSVARTGVMTTAEIERIIEDAAAELNGEKPTDLRKLGIDEIAMVKGQGKYCAVLVDIERGKLLAIIESRKSEEIEKILKGWGTEVLERIEEVSIDLWKGYKSLAIEVMPNAQVVADRFHVTAQINSELDKLRKQEKRAIEAKLKSAKTLEQKNEYTRQLAVIKSSKYALLKNEKELREEKEQEKLKQVREEFANIRAAHLLKEKWREIMEKTTSWMRGLLKIRHWLVRAKQHLPNSCGTISRWLTEIVAYFDERTTSGVVEGINNKIKLIKRTAYGFTNFNNFRNRCLLTWRFNY